In Pseudomonas sp. P5_109, the genomic window TGCGACACGTGTAGCCTGATGCCACGCGTTATCGTTGACGTCCATCGCTGGCAAGCCAGCTCCTACAAGTTAGGGTTGTACCGTTTCAGTAGCGCTGCCCCTGCCTGAGTGGGGCTTCGCGGTCGATAGCCTTCCCAAGTGCTGCGACCAGTCTTTGTCCTCCGAAGAGGATTGCCGGTGGCCAAAAAAGCCGCATCCTTCGCCGCCTTGGGCGGCCTGGTATTTTCCACCGACGCAGGTCGTCATTGTCCGGAATGCAGTAAACCGGTGGACGCCTGCATCTGCAAACAGACCGTTATCCCGGCCGGCGACGGCATCGCGCGCGTGCGTCGCGAAAGCAAGGGCCGTGGCGGCAAGACGGTGACCACCATCACCGGCGTGCCATTGGCTGAAGACGCGCTCAAGGAACTGGCCACGACGTTGAAGAAACGCTGTGGGACCGGTGGGGCGCTGAAAGACGGTGTCATCGAAATCCAGGGCGATCATGTCGAGCTACTCTTGGCAGAACTGATCAAGCTCGGTTTCAAAGCGAAGAAGTCCGGCGGCTAGCAGCCTCTGTGAAAACCACCCTCGGCTGATCCGGTCCTGATGGCATTCAGGCCTGGTGTCGTCCACATGGTTTTCACAGAGCCTGTTCATGACCGGTTTCTAAACTCACTGCGGTCGGCGGGGTCTATTGCCTCGTTGACGAACCGTCATTTTCATTCTTTAGACTGCGCCGGCCTGAACCCAGGCGACGCACTATGACTTCTTTATAGGGGACTTCGATGTCCGTACGACGCACACGCAAAGACGATGGCAGCCAATGGACAGTTGCGGACAGCCGCAGTGTTTACGGGATTCGCCATTGGGGGGC contains:
- a CDS encoding translation initiation factor Sui1 translates to MAKKAASFAALGGLVFSTDAGRHCPECSKPVDACICKQTVIPAGDGIARVRRESKGRGGKTVTTITGVPLAEDALKELATTLKKRCGTGGALKDGVIEIQGDHVELLLAELIKLGFKAKKSGG